One Amorphoplanes digitatis genomic window carries:
- a CDS encoding helix-turn-helix domain-containing protein, with translation MSSVALAVTDGMLPFELALACEVFGSAAADPWYTLSVCGPGPVRLGAFRIEPGHGLDRLAHADTVIVPGWADVDVSPPADLVDAVRAAHRAGARVASLCTGAFVLAAAGLLDGRRATTHWAHTHDLAARHPRVTVDPDVLYVDDGSVLTSAGKAAAMDLCLHLVRLDHGASIANTLARRLVVPPHRDGGQAQFVTTPVPAPDHHPLAALLPWVIGRLDQPLTVQDLARQARMSSRNLGRHFRAVTGTTPLRWLLTQRIRHAQELLETTDDSVDAIAAATGMGTAATLRRHFHRTVGVPPDTYRRTFRARSAPRR, from the coding sequence ATGAGCTCTGTCGCGCTGGCCGTCACCGACGGGATGTTGCCGTTCGAGCTGGCCCTGGCCTGCGAGGTCTTCGGGTCCGCCGCGGCGGACCCGTGGTACACCCTGTCGGTCTGCGGGCCGGGCCCGGTGCGGCTCGGAGCGTTCCGGATCGAGCCCGGGCACGGGCTCGACCGGCTCGCGCACGCCGACACCGTGATCGTCCCGGGCTGGGCCGACGTCGACGTCTCTCCGCCGGCCGACCTGGTCGACGCGGTGCGCGCGGCGCATCGGGCCGGCGCGCGTGTGGCGTCGCTCTGCACCGGCGCGTTCGTGCTGGCCGCCGCGGGCCTGCTGGACGGCCGCCGCGCCACCACCCACTGGGCGCACACCCACGACCTGGCCGCGCGCCATCCCCGGGTCACCGTCGACCCGGACGTCCTCTACGTCGACGACGGCAGCGTGCTCACCTCCGCCGGCAAGGCCGCCGCCATGGACCTGTGCCTGCACCTGGTCCGCCTCGACCACGGCGCGTCGATCGCCAACACGCTCGCCCGCCGCCTGGTGGTGCCGCCGCACCGCGACGGCGGGCAGGCGCAGTTCGTGACCACCCCGGTGCCCGCGCCGGACCACCACCCGCTCGCCGCGCTGCTCCCCTGGGTGATCGGACGGCTCGACCAGCCGCTGACCGTGCAGGACCTGGCCCGCCAGGCGCGGATGAGCTCACGCAACCTGGGCCGCCACTTCCGCGCGGTCACCGGCACCACCCCGCTGCGGTGGCTGCTCACCCAGCGGATCCGCCACGCGCAGGAGCTGCTGGAGACCACCGACGACAGCGTCGACGCGATCGCCGCGGCCACCGGCATGGGCACCGCCGCCACGCTGCGCCGGCACTTCCACCGCACGGTCGGCGTGCCCCCGGACACCTACCGGCGCACGTTCCGCGCGCGGTCAGCGCCGCGGCGGTGA
- a CDS encoding GNAT family N-acetyltransferase, with protein sequence MIRFVKLPPAALRALIESDLAAAGAAAGQPLTEFIRDEKWLWEIRSEQIARDPASAEWIARVAVAEPAGVVVGHAGFHGPPDADGMVEVGYSVDPAYRRRGHAKAMLAALIERARAEPGVRVVRASISPQNVASLATIAGFGFTQTGEQWDDQDGLELIFELPV encoded by the coding sequence GTGATCCGTTTCGTGAAACTGCCGCCGGCCGCGCTCCGGGCGCTCATCGAGTCCGACCTGGCCGCGGCGGGTGCCGCCGCAGGTCAGCCGCTGACCGAGTTCATCCGGGACGAGAAGTGGCTGTGGGAGATCCGCAGCGAGCAGATCGCCCGGGATCCGGCGAGCGCGGAGTGGATCGCCCGGGTGGCGGTGGCCGAGCCCGCCGGGGTGGTGGTCGGGCACGCCGGGTTCCACGGTCCCCCGGACGCCGACGGGATGGTCGAGGTGGGCTACTCGGTCGATCCCGCGTACCGGCGGCGGGGTCACGCCAAGGCGATGCTGGCCGCGCTGATCGAGCGGGCGCGCGCGGAGCCGGGGGTACGGGTGGTCCGGGCGAGCATCAGCCCGCAGAACGTCGCGTCGCTGGCGACGATCGCCGGGTTCGGGTTCACGCAGACCGGCGAGCAGTGGGACGACCAGGACGGCCTGGAGCTGATCTTCGAGCTGCCGGTCTAG
- a CDS encoding ABC-F family ATP-binding cassette domain-containing protein, translating to MNPVPSPETVATPVPAGESAHIRATGVAVARARGSRRILHDVSVTVSARSRIAVVGENGRGKTTLLHVLAGLILPDEGIVQRAGTVGLARQELSARDGETVGTLTSLALAAPLAALAALDEATLAVSAGDPAAGDRYAAALEAAVRLDAWDAQRRIDVALEALGACTDRDRPLATLSVGQRYRVRLACLLGARDDLLLLDEPTNHLDAGGLDFLTRRLREHDGGLAVVSHDRALLRDVADHFLDLDRTRDARPRLYAGGYDAWQDARRRERERWEQDYQEQQAEHRRLQDAVSRARDRLATGWRPDKGTGRHQRQTRAPGVVQALNRQREALRAHRVDVPAPPPVLRWPDLGVRPGVPQLRAHGVTVAARLARPVDLTLDGGDRLLVTGGNGAGKSTLLAVLAGALRHTAGRLWTAPGTRVALLAQETAERDPGLTARELPGADGLGLLDPDAMATPAGRMSQGQRRRLDLAVALAARPGLILLDEPTNHLSAALTDELTEALRGTSATVVVATHDRQLLADLADWPRLDLGQKA from the coding sequence TTGAACCCCGTCCCGAGCCCTGAAACCGTCGCCACGCCCGTCCCGGCGGGCGAGAGCGCACACATCCGCGCGACCGGCGTCGCCGTCGCCCGCGCCCGCGGATCCCGGCGGATCCTGCACGACGTGTCGGTCACCGTCTCCGCCCGGTCCCGGATCGCCGTCGTCGGCGAGAACGGCCGCGGCAAGACGACGCTGCTGCACGTCCTCGCCGGCCTGATCCTGCCTGACGAGGGCATCGTGCAGCGGGCCGGCACCGTCGGCCTGGCCCGCCAGGAGTTGTCCGCCCGCGACGGCGAGACCGTCGGCACCCTGACGTCACTGGCCCTCGCGGCACCGCTCGCGGCCCTCGCCGCGCTGGACGAGGCGACCCTGGCCGTGTCCGCCGGCGATCCCGCCGCCGGTGACCGCTACGCCGCGGCGCTGGAGGCCGCCGTCCGGCTCGACGCGTGGGACGCCCAGCGCCGGATCGACGTCGCCCTGGAGGCCCTCGGCGCGTGCACCGACCGCGACCGTCCGCTGGCGACGCTGTCGGTCGGGCAGCGCTACCGGGTGCGGCTGGCGTGCCTGCTCGGCGCGCGCGACGACCTGCTGCTGCTCGACGAGCCCACCAACCACCTCGACGCCGGCGGGCTGGACTTCCTGACCCGACGGCTGCGCGAGCACGACGGCGGCCTCGCCGTCGTCAGCCACGACCGGGCGCTGCTGCGCGACGTCGCCGACCACTTCCTCGACCTCGACCGCACCCGCGACGCCCGGCCACGGCTGTACGCCGGCGGCTACGACGCCTGGCAGGACGCGCGGCGCCGGGAGCGTGAGCGCTGGGAGCAGGACTACCAGGAGCAGCAGGCCGAGCACCGGCGGTTGCAGGACGCGGTGTCGCGGGCCCGCGACCGGCTCGCCACCGGCTGGCGGCCGGACAAGGGCACCGGCCGGCACCAGCGCCAGACCCGCGCGCCGGGCGTGGTGCAGGCCCTGAACCGGCAGCGGGAGGCGCTGCGGGCGCACCGCGTCGACGTGCCGGCGCCGCCGCCGGTGCTGCGGTGGCCGGACCTGGGCGTGCGGCCGGGCGTACCGCAGCTGCGGGCGCACGGCGTCACCGTCGCCGCCCGGCTGGCGCGGCCGGTCGACCTCACCCTCGACGGCGGCGACCGGCTGCTCGTCACCGGAGGCAACGGCGCCGGGAAGTCCACGCTGCTCGCGGTGCTGGCCGGCGCGCTGCGGCACACGGCCGGCCGGCTCTGGACGGCGCCGGGCACGCGGGTCGCCCTGCTCGCGCAGGAGACCGCCGAGCGCGACCCCGGGCTCACCGCGCGCGAGCTGCCCGGCGCGGACGGGCTCGGGCTGCTGGACCCCGACGCGATGGCCACGCCGGCCGGCCGGATGTCGCAGGGTCAGCGGCGGCGCCTCGACCTGGCCGTGGCCCTGGCGGCGCGGCCCGGGCTGATCCTGCTCGACGAGCCGACCAACCACCTGTCGGCGGCGCTGACCGACGAGCTGACCGAGGCGCTGCGCGGCACCTCGGCCACCGTCGTGGTCGCCACCCACGACCGGCAACTGCTCGCGGACCTCGCCGACTGGCCGCGGCTCGATCTAGGTCAGAAGGCGTAG
- a CDS encoding saccharopine dehydrogenase family protein, producing the protein MFTVTVFGAYGHTGRFVVARLRERGLVPVLSGRDAGKLRELASESGLAARPASVDDPASLDRALAGAAAVINCAGPFATTAAPVIEAALRAGIPYVDVAAEIEANADTFAHFAGRARDAGALIVPAMAFFGGLGDLLATAALGDLTAADEAHVAYGLSGWHPTAGTRAAGAVSRRRRGGDRVVFTGGRLRYRRDRPPATRWSFPEPIGPRDVIGEFTMADVVTIPSHLAIPEVRTYMTVEAARELSAPDTPAPTAVDAHGRSAQTFVVDVVVRSGDTRRRAVASGRDIYAVTAPLAVEAVERILTGRTRAVGVASAGEAFDAPDFLRALSPHISLTIDMRTVGM; encoded by the coding sequence ATGTTCACGGTGACGGTGTTCGGCGCGTACGGGCACACCGGGCGCTTCGTGGTGGCGCGGCTGCGGGAGCGCGGGTTGGTCCCGGTCCTGTCCGGCCGCGACGCCGGCAAGCTGCGCGAACTGGCGTCGGAGTCCGGCCTGGCGGCCCGCCCGGCGTCGGTCGACGACCCGGCCTCGCTGGACCGCGCCCTGGCCGGCGCGGCGGCCGTGATCAACTGCGCCGGGCCGTTCGCCACGACGGCCGCGCCGGTGATCGAGGCGGCGCTGCGCGCGGGGATCCCGTACGTGGACGTGGCGGCCGAGATCGAGGCCAACGCCGACACGTTCGCGCACTTCGCCGGCCGGGCACGCGACGCGGGAGCGCTGATCGTTCCCGCGATGGCCTTCTTCGGCGGCCTCGGTGACCTGCTGGCCACCGCGGCGCTGGGCGACCTGACGGCGGCCGACGAGGCGCACGTCGCGTACGGGCTGAGCGGCTGGCACCCCACCGCCGGTACCCGCGCGGCGGGCGCGGTCTCCCGCCGGCGGCGCGGCGGCGACCGGGTGGTGTTCACCGGCGGGCGCCTGCGGTACCGCCGGGACCGCCCGCCGGCCACCCGGTGGTCGTTCCCCGAGCCGATAGGCCCCCGCGACGTGATCGGCGAGTTCACCATGGCCGACGTCGTCACGATCCCCAGCCACCTGGCCATCCCGGAGGTGCGCACCTACATGACGGTCGAGGCGGCCCGGGAACTGTCCGCGCCGGACACCCCGGCGCCGACCGCGGTCGACGCGCACGGCCGTTCGGCGCAGACCTTCGTCGTCGACGTCGTCGTGCGCTCCGGCGACACGCGGCGGCGCGCGGTGGCGTCGGGCCGGGACATCTACGCGGTGACCGCGCCGCTGGCGGTGGAGGCGGTCGAGCGCATCCTCACCGGACGGACCCGTGCGGTCGGGGTCGCCTCCGCGGGCGAGGCCTTCGACGCGCCCGACTTCCTGCGCGCGCTGTCCCCGCACATCTCCCTCACGATTGACATGCGTACCGTCGGTATGTAA
- a CDS encoding TetR/AcrR family transcriptional regulator yields the protein MTATAGATSRTQKERSDATISLLLTVAREIFGRDGYAATSLTVVVEEAGVTKGALYHHFKSKQDLFRAVYEAEGERLSRIVTGAYRDEPDQWEAFHKGVAAFLEALLDPWAQRIMLTDAPGALGMPAIWDNLTTGGFTAQIRQGLERAAGAGLISRAPTAATPHLIYGAVCSAAQLIARSDDQRATFEDSAAGLRLMLDALAGR from the coding sequence ATGACCGCGACGGCGGGCGCCACCTCCCGGACCCAGAAGGAACGCTCCGACGCGACCATCTCGCTGCTGCTGACGGTCGCCCGGGAGATCTTCGGCCGGGACGGCTACGCCGCCACCTCGCTGACGGTCGTCGTCGAGGAGGCCGGCGTGACCAAGGGCGCGCTCTACCACCACTTCAAGAGCAAGCAGGACCTTTTCCGCGCCGTCTACGAGGCCGAGGGGGAGCGCCTCTCGCGGATCGTGACCGGCGCATACCGCGACGAGCCCGACCAGTGGGAGGCGTTCCACAAGGGCGTCGCGGCGTTCCTGGAGGCGCTGCTCGACCCCTGGGCGCAGCGCATCATGCTGACCGACGCGCCCGGCGCGCTGGGCATGCCGGCGATCTGGGACAACCTGACCACCGGCGGCTTCACCGCGCAGATCCGGCAGGGGCTGGAACGCGCCGCCGGCGCGGGCCTGATCTCCCGGGCGCCGACCGCGGCGACCCCGCACCTGATCTACGGCGCGGTCTGCTCCGCCGCGCAGCTGATCGCCCGCTCGGACGACCAGCGTGCCACCTTCGAGGATTCGGCGGCCGGCCTGCGCCTGATGCTCGACGCCCTGGCCGGCCGCTGA
- a CDS encoding beta-ketoacyl-ACP synthase 3, translating to MSRVAVLEGLGTAVPSRRVPNTELAPALEVTDDWIRRRTGIAERRVVEPGTTTADLASTAGRNALKSAQVDNVDAVVVATTTPDRMSPATAPEVAWRVGVAPAAAFDLAAVCSGFVYGLAACAGLIAAGIAERVLLIGAETNSYFLQHVPQARGPAILFGDGAGAVVLRAGTADEPGAIGPFDLGSDGGAADLIRIESGGSRQRARAAAAEPSAKEAPEDLYWSVSGQEVYRRAIEHMTQSSLRVLRAAGRTVADLDRFVAHQANQRILDRVAELVGVDVDRRIGNVATVGNTGAASIPLALGDACRAGLLRAGHRLLATSFGGGLTWGSALLTWPALDAVATEQ from the coding sequence GTGAGCAGAGTCGCCGTCCTTGAAGGACTCGGCACGGCGGTACCGAGCCGCCGGGTGCCCAACACCGAGTTGGCGCCGGCGCTCGAGGTCACGGACGACTGGATCCGCCGCCGCACCGGGATCGCCGAGCGCCGGGTGGTTGAGCCGGGCACCACCACCGCCGACCTGGCCAGCACGGCCGGGCGCAACGCGCTCAAGTCGGCGCAGGTGGACAACGTGGACGCGGTCGTCGTGGCGACCACCACGCCGGACCGGATGAGCCCGGCCACCGCGCCCGAGGTCGCCTGGCGGGTCGGGGTCGCCCCCGCCGCCGCGTTCGACCTCGCCGCCGTGTGCAGCGGCTTCGTCTACGGGCTGGCCGCCTGCGCCGGCCTGATCGCGGCCGGCATCGCCGAGCGGGTGCTGCTGATCGGCGCGGAGACCAACTCGTACTTCCTCCAGCACGTGCCGCAGGCCCGCGGGCCCGCGATCCTGTTCGGCGACGGTGCCGGCGCGGTCGTGCTGCGCGCCGGCACCGCCGACGAGCCCGGCGCGATCGGCCCGTTCGACCTGGGCAGCGACGGCGGCGCCGCGGATCTGATCCGGATCGAGTCCGGCGGCAGCCGCCAGCGGGCGCGGGCGGCGGCCGCGGAGCCGTCGGCGAAGGAGGCGCCGGAGGATCTGTACTGGTCGGTCAGCGGGCAGGAGGTCTACCGCCGGGCGATCGAGCACATGACCCAGTCCAGCCTCCGGGTGCTCAGGGCCGCCGGGCGTACCGTCGCCGACCTGGATCGGTTCGTGGCGCACCAGGCCAACCAGCGGATCCTGGACCGGGTCGCGGAGCTGGTCGGGGTGGATGTCGACCGGCGGATCGGCAACGTCGCCACGGTCGGCAACACGGGCGCGGCGTCCATTCCGCTGGCGCTGGGCGACGCCTGCCGCGCCGGCCTGCTGCGTGCCGGGCACCGGCTGCTGGCCACCTCGTTCGGCGGGGGCCTGACCTGGGGCTCGGCGCTGCTGACCTGGCCCGCGCTGGACGCGGTCGCCACCGAGCAGTGA
- a CDS encoding DHA2 family efflux MFS transporter permease subunit, with amino-acid sequence MTDAERPGLVLLTAAGATFLAFLDTTVVNIAFPALQRDFPDSSLADLSWALTGYGVLFAALLIPAGRLADVTGRRRLFGASVLAFVLTSLLVAIAPSVPFLIAARVLQGAAAAGMIPAALGLVLASTPPARRTNAVGLWAAAGSLAAAAGPSLGGLLIDAFGWRAVFLINVPIGLSLVYLTVTRLPADRDTGRRLPDLAGTVLVAAGIALAVLGLTQGSGWGWADARTLACLIGAAALLPLALFRSMRHPAPAIETDLWRSRVFSAAGLASLTFGMAMFASLLLGPIFLTMVWDYSILKAGLAVSPGALASAVAAVIVGRRATPRGQRIAMIVAALVFSGVCYWLYASLTVEPRYLAVFLPANLISGAAVGVVMTAVSAAAAASLPPQRFAGGTGMVIAARQLGGALGIAAMAAILTERAAAGVDGLLDVMLFCAAVSVVTAATGLALFDKPATEPPRSPDRADRSARTAAS; translated from the coding sequence ATGACTGATGCAGAGCGGCCCGGCCTCGTGCTGCTGACCGCCGCCGGCGCGACCTTCCTGGCATTCCTCGACACCACCGTCGTCAACATCGCCTTCCCGGCCCTGCAACGGGACTTCCCGGACAGCTCCCTCGCGGACCTGTCCTGGGCGCTCACCGGCTACGGCGTGCTGTTCGCGGCCCTGCTCATCCCGGCCGGCCGGCTCGCCGACGTCACCGGCCGGCGCCGGCTGTTCGGCGCCTCCGTCCTGGCCTTCGTGCTCACCTCGCTGCTGGTGGCGATCGCGCCGAGCGTGCCGTTCCTGATCGCGGCCCGGGTGCTACAGGGCGCCGCGGCCGCCGGCATGATCCCGGCGGCGCTCGGCCTGGTCCTGGCCAGCACCCCGCCGGCGCGGCGCACCAACGCGGTCGGCCTCTGGGCCGCCGCCGGCTCGCTGGCCGCGGCGGCCGGGCCCAGCCTCGGCGGCCTGCTGATCGACGCCTTCGGCTGGCGGGCGGTCTTCCTGATCAACGTCCCGATCGGACTGTCGCTGGTCTACCTGACCGTCACCCGGCTGCCCGCGGACCGGGACACCGGCCGGCGCCTGCCCGACCTGGCCGGCACCGTGCTGGTCGCCGCCGGCATCGCCCTCGCGGTGCTCGGCCTGACCCAGGGCAGCGGCTGGGGCTGGGCCGACGCCAGGACCCTTGCCTGCCTGATCGGCGCGGCCGCGCTGCTGCCGCTCGCCCTGTTCCGGTCGATGCGGCACCCCGCTCCCGCGATCGAGACGGACCTCTGGCGCAGCCGGGTCTTCTCGGCCGCCGGCCTGGCCTCGCTGACCTTCGGCATGGCGATGTTCGCGTCCCTGCTGCTCGGCCCGATCTTCCTGACCATGGTCTGGGACTACTCGATCCTCAAGGCCGGCCTGGCGGTCAGCCCGGGCGCGCTCGCCTCCGCGGTCGCCGCGGTGATCGTCGGCCGGCGGGCGACACCGCGCGGGCAGCGGATCGCGATGATCGTCGCGGCCCTGGTCTTCTCCGGCGTCTGCTACTGGCTGTACGCGTCGCTGACCGTCGAGCCCCGGTACCTGGCGGTCTTCCTGCCGGCGAACCTGATCTCCGGTGCGGCCGTCGGCGTGGTCATGACCGCGGTCTCGGCCGCGGCCGCGGCCTCGCTGCCGCCGCAGCGCTTCGCGGGCGGCACCGGCATGGTGATCGCCGCGCGCCAGCTCGGTGGCGCCCTGGGCATCGCGGCCATGGCGGCCATACTCACCGAGCGGGCGGCCGCCGGGGTCGACGGCCTGCTGGACGTCATGCTGTTCTGCGCCGCCGTCTCGGTGGTCACCGCGGCGACCGGCCTCGCCCTGTTCGACAAGCCAGCGACCGAGCCGCCGCGCTCGCCCGACCGCGCGGACCGCTCGGCGCGGACGGCCGCCTCCTGA
- a CDS encoding heme-degrading domain-containing protein codes for MTDDDLIARLEEHERRLTFARFDNADAWHLGSLLVDLATSRDLPVAVDIRRGTQQLFHAALPGSTADNDAWIARKVRVVERFAASSYLVGRRLAAKGVELDAKYGVDPADFAAHGGAFPVRVPNVGVVGVVTVSGLPQADDHALVVEAIEAYLDL; via the coding sequence ATGACCGACGACGATCTGATCGCCCGGCTCGAGGAGCATGAGCGGCGCCTGACCTTTGCCCGGTTCGACAACGCGGACGCCTGGCATCTGGGCAGCCTGCTGGTGGACCTGGCGACCAGCCGGGACCTGCCGGTGGCCGTGGACATCCGCCGCGGCACCCAGCAGCTGTTCCACGCGGCGCTGCCGGGCAGCACGGCCGACAACGACGCCTGGATCGCCCGCAAGGTGCGGGTGGTGGAGCGGTTCGCGGCCTCGTCGTACCTGGTGGGCCGGCGGCTGGCGGCCAAGGGTGTCGAGCTGGACGCGAAGTACGGTGTGGACCCCGCCGACTTCGCCGCGCACGGCGGCGCGTTCCCGGTGCGGGTACCCAATGTGGGTGTGGTCGGGGTGGTGACCGTGTCGGGGCTTCCGCAGGCCGACGATCACGCCCTGGTGGTGGAGGCGATCGAGGCGTATCTCGATCTCTGA
- a CDS encoding VOC family protein, protein MFVNPVRHITFDAHDPFALATFWAVVTGYVVDAESEKGDDEVMIFPPEPVLPGILFIRVPDEKSAKNRVHLDIQPATGTRDETVERLLVAGATVYEDHRRPDGTGWVTMRDPEGNEFCVERSAAERA, encoded by the coding sequence ATGTTCGTGAATCCTGTTCGGCATATCACCTTCGACGCGCACGACCCGTTCGCGCTCGCCACGTTCTGGGCCGTGGTCACCGGCTACGTGGTGGACGCGGAGTCCGAGAAGGGCGACGACGAGGTGATGATCTTCCCGCCGGAGCCGGTCCTGCCAGGGATCCTGTTCATTCGCGTACCGGATGAGAAGTCGGCGAAGAACCGGGTCCACCTGGACATCCAGCCGGCGACCGGCACCCGCGACGAGACCGTCGAGCGGCTGCTCGTGGCCGGCGCGACGGTGTACGAGGACCACCGCAGGCCCGACGGCACGGGCTGGGTCACCATGCGCGACCCCGAGGGCAACGAGTTCTGCGTCGAGCGCAGCGCCGCCGAGCGGGCCTGA
- a CDS encoding sulfatase, translating into MSYFKRFRRTPAEGAGAGRGRRVAAWVITVLAAVLVYLALVVPDQITRLPAGSSIPAAFVRIPIEGIVAFAVLLLLPARARGIVAGVAGAVLGLLTVIKIIDMGFFNFLSRAFNPVLDWPLFVDGYRFVRDTVGMAGAVGAIVGAVLLAVAVPVLMTLAVRRLARVSAAHRAASERGIAVVATAWLATVFLGTSFVPGVYVASDSAADLARDNVLKVPAAIEDRRAFAAEARDDAFRELPGDQLLTGLRGKDVVFTFIESYGRSAIEDPKLSQRVDAALADGDRRLSAAGFSARSGFLTSPTSGGGSWLAHATFQSGVWIDNEQRYRSLVSGDRMTLTSAFGKSDAWQTVGVEPGVTFAWPEGRFYGFDRVYDSMTLGYHGPSFSWATMPDQFTLKSFADREYTRPGRGPLMAELTFVSSHTPWAPIPALVGWDEVGDGSIYTQQQKSAQKPGEVWKDADRVRAEYAKSVKYSIDSLISWVQEYGDDNLVLVFLGDHQPAPIVVGATASHDVPISIVTRDRKVLDRVAGWGWSDGIRPAPQAPVWPMNAFRDRFLTAFGPQQNQALSPPRR; encoded by the coding sequence TTGTCGTACTTCAAGCGCTTTCGCCGTACCCCGGCCGAGGGTGCCGGCGCAGGTCGCGGGCGCCGCGTCGCCGCCTGGGTGATCACCGTGCTCGCGGCGGTCCTGGTCTACCTCGCCCTGGTCGTGCCGGACCAGATCACCCGGCTGCCGGCCGGTTCGTCGATTCCCGCCGCGTTCGTCCGCATCCCGATCGAGGGAATCGTCGCGTTCGCGGTGCTGCTGTTGCTGCCGGCCCGGGCCCGGGGGATCGTCGCCGGGGTGGCGGGCGCGGTGCTCGGCCTGCTGACCGTGATCAAGATCATCGACATGGGCTTCTTCAACTTCCTGTCCCGGGCGTTCAACCCGGTGCTGGACTGGCCGCTGTTCGTCGACGGCTACCGCTTCGTCCGGGACACGGTCGGCATGGCCGGCGCGGTCGGCGCGATCGTCGGCGCGGTGCTGCTGGCCGTGGCGGTGCCGGTGCTGATGACCCTGGCCGTGCGCCGGCTGGCGCGGGTCTCGGCCGCGCACCGGGCCGCCTCCGAGCGCGGCATCGCCGTGGTCGCGACGGCGTGGCTGGCCACGGTCTTCCTCGGCACCTCGTTCGTGCCCGGGGTGTACGTGGCCTCCGACAGCGCGGCCGACCTGGCCCGCGACAACGTGCTGAAGGTGCCCGCGGCGATCGAGGACCGCCGTGCCTTCGCCGCCGAGGCCCGCGACGACGCGTTCCGCGAGCTGCCCGGCGACCAGCTGCTGACGGGGCTGCGCGGCAAGGACGTGGTGTTCACCTTCATCGAGAGCTACGGGCGTTCGGCGATCGAGGACCCGAAGCTGTCGCAGCGTGTCGACGCGGCGCTGGCCGACGGCGACCGCCGGCTGTCCGCCGCCGGCTTCTCCGCCCGCAGCGGCTTCCTGACCTCGCCGACCTCGGGCGGCGGCAGCTGGCTGGCGCACGCGACGTTCCAGTCCGGCGTGTGGATCGACAACGAGCAGCGCTACCGAAGCCTGGTCTCGGGCGACCGGATGACGTTGACCAGCGCGTTCGGCAAGTCCGACGCCTGGCAGACCGTCGGCGTCGAGCCCGGGGTGACCTTCGCCTGGCCGGAGGGCCGGTTCTACGGCTTCGACCGGGTCTACGACTCGATGACGCTGGGCTATCACGGGCCGTCGTTCAGCTGGGCCACGATGCCGGACCAGTTCACCCTCAAGTCGTTCGCCGACCGGGAGTACACGCGGCCGGGCCGGGGCCCGCTGATGGCCGAGCTCACGTTCGTGTCGAGCCACACCCCGTGGGCGCCGATCCCCGCGCTGGTCGGCTGGGACGAGGTCGGCGACGGCTCGATCTACACGCAGCAGCAGAAGAGCGCGCAGAAGCCGGGCGAGGTCTGGAAGGACGCCGACCGGGTACGCGCCGAGTACGCCAAGTCCGTGAAGTACTCGATCGACAGCCTGATCTCCTGGGTGCAGGAGTACGGCGACGACAACCTGGTCCTGGTCTTCCTCGGCGACCACCAGCCCGCCCCGATCGTGGTCGGCGCCACCGCGAGCCACGACGTGCCGATCTCGATCGTCACCCGCGACCGCAAGGTGCTCGACCGGGTCGCCGGCTGGGGCTGGAGCGACGGGATCCGGCCGGCACCGCAGGCGCCGGTGTGGCCGATGAACGCCTTCCGCGACCGGTTCCTGACCGCGTTCGGCCCGCAGCAGAACCAGGCCCTGTCACCGCCGCGGCGCTGA
- a CDS encoding endonuclease/exonuclease/phosphatase family protein has protein sequence MRLATFNLLHGRSLSDGNVHAERVAASVADLDADILGLQEVDRAQPRSGLLDLTAIAAEALGAKVHRFAAAVVGTPGETWQPWRSADDNAHPLYGIALISRWPVLRWQITQLPAAPVRSPVWAPGPRGGLVLLKDEPRVLIAAVVDTPTGAITVANTHLSFVPGWNLRQLRAAVRALRGLPAPRILLGDLNLPAGPVRAFTGWRTLARRPTYPSTHPRAQLDHVLADPRGAGPLGPVVQVRTPAVGVSDHLPLVVHLDPPRR, from the coding sequence GTGCGACTGGCCACGTTCAACCTGCTGCACGGCAGGTCACTCTCCGACGGCAACGTACACGCCGAACGGGTCGCCGCGTCGGTCGCCGACCTCGACGCCGACATCCTGGGCCTCCAGGAGGTCGACCGCGCCCAGCCCCGCAGCGGCCTGCTCGACCTCACCGCCATCGCCGCCGAGGCCCTCGGCGCGAAGGTGCACCGCTTCGCCGCCGCCGTCGTCGGCACGCCGGGGGAGACCTGGCAGCCCTGGCGCTCCGCCGACGACAACGCCCACCCGCTCTACGGCATCGCCCTGATCAGCCGGTGGCCGGTGCTGCGCTGGCAGATCACCCAGCTGCCCGCCGCGCCCGTGCGCTCACCGGTCTGGGCGCCCGGGCCGCGCGGGGGACTGGTCCTGCTCAAGGACGAACCCCGCGTCCTGATCGCCGCCGTCGTCGACACACCGACCGGAGCGATCACGGTCGCCAACACCCACCTGTCGTTCGTGCCGGGCTGGAACCTGCGCCAGCTGCGCGCCGCCGTGCGCGCGCTGCGCGGCCTGCCCGCGCCGCGGATCCTGCTCGGCGACCTCAACCTGCCCGCCGGGCCCGTGCGCGCCTTCACCGGCTGGCGCACCCTGGCCCGCCGGCCCACGTACCCCAGCACCCACCCGCGGGCCCAGCTCGACCACGTCCTGGCCGACCCGCGCGGCGCCGGCCCGCTCGGCCCGGTCGTGCAGGTGCGCACCCCGGCGGTCGGCGTCTCCGACCACCTACCGCTGGTCGTGCACCTGGACCCGCCGCGCCGCTAG